In Deltaproteobacteria bacterium, the genomic window CTTGCCGCCGAACACAGCTTTCAGATTGTCGTCGGCGTTGATGTTGGTTTTTTTCTTCTTGTCCTGCAGGCCATTCTTTTTGATGTAGACCCACAGTTTCTTGGTGAGTTCGGTGCGCGGTAGGGGCTTGCTGCCGACTACAGCAGCAAGCACACCGTCCGGTTGCACCGGTTTCATGAATGCCGCATTGGGCTTTCTCTTCGCCGCCTTCTTTTTTACAGCCATCAAAATTCCTCCTTCAGGAATGAAATAGTTTCGTCGGTTATAGCAAACGATGGAGGTATTTGCCACAATTTAGAGTGATTTTTCTCGAAGAATTTGAGTTTTTTTGACGTCCAGCCGGGGCTCGTCCGAGCTGAGGTCGACGGCGACGCCGTAGTCGGCCGCCGCCTTTTCGAGGGAAACATAGCCTTGACGGACGTCTTCTAGCACCTGTTCGATGGAGCGGCGCTTGGGGTCACCGAGGCCACCGCCGCCGGGACGCTCGACCCTGACGATGTCGTCGCGACCCAAGGGTTGGTCGCCGAAACGCGACGGCAGCCGCTTTTCCTTGTTGATGCCTGGGTTGACGACACAGGCGCCGATGGCGCCGGGTAGGCCGCTACCGCTGCCGAAGGGCGCGATTTTGTGCTTGTCGGTGCGCATGGAGAAACGCACCTCCTCGGTGAGGATGCGGTAGTCGCGGACGAAGCCCAAGCCACCGCGCCATTCCCCGGCGCCGCCCGAGTCGGTGAGCATTTCGAAGCGCTCAACGCGGGTGGGAAACTCCGATTCGATGATTTCGATGGGCGCGGTTTTGCAGTTGCTTAGGTGAAAGGCGGTGGCCGAGACACCGTCTTTGCCTGAGCGCGCGCCGGTGCCGCCGCTGAAGATCTCGTAGTGCACGTAGGCACGGTTGGTCGTCGCATCGCGGCCGCCAAGCACGAGCGCGGCGCTGCCGGAGCCGCCGGAGATGCGCTTGTCGGGGACGAAGCCAGCCAGGGCGCGCAGGACGGCTTCCGCGACAGTGAGAGCCGTGGGCATGTACGTGTTCACCGCCGCGGGAAATCGCGGATCGACGACGCTGCCTGCGCGAAAGGTCGCTTCGACGCAGCGGGCGAGCCCCGCGTTGATGGGCAGAAAACGGTCGACCAGGGCAACCAGGCAATAGGCGCAGGCGGCGCGCACCAGCGGCGGCCGGATGTTGGCCGGCCCCTGGGTCTGATCGCTGCTGCCGCTGAAGTCGAAGTGAAGCCGATCGCCGCGCTTGGTCACTTTGACGTGAATACGAATCGGCTTGGTGAGATCGATGCCGTCGTGGTCGACGAAGCTTTCGCCCTCGGACTCGCCGTCGGGCCAGGAGGCGATGGTCCGGCGCAGGCGGTTTTCCGTGTGCTCGGAGAGGATCTCGTTGGATTCGAGAATCGTCTGCTTGCCATAGCGCTCCATCAGCTC contains:
- a CDS encoding hydantoinase B/oxoprolinase family protein, with the protein product MKVDAITLQVIQARLAGIVQEMQNSLFRTGYSTIIRESQDASCAILNTKGEVVAQHVVLPLHMGAFPACAAAILKNFGTDEINQGDAFITNHPYLGGSPHAPDMGVFTPIFYHGEWVGFAANMAHKSDIGGTVPGSGSGNAREIFHEGLHLPPVKFMARLQPVKEIEAMIAANSRTPALVIGDLRGQVGAARLGERRIAELMERYGKQTILESNEILSEHTENRLRRTIASWPDGESEGESFVDHDGIDLTKPIRIHVKVTKRGDRLHFDFSGSSDQTQGPANIRPPLVRAACAYCLVALVDRFLPINAGLARCVEATFRAGSVVDPRFPAAVNTYMPTALTVAEAVLRALAGFVPDKRISGGSGSAALVLGGRDATTNRAYVHYEIFSGGTGARSGKDGVSATAFHLSNCKTAPIEIIESEFPTRVERFEMLTDSGGAGEWRGGLGFVRDYRILTEEVRFSMRTDKHKIAPFGSGSGLPGAIGACVVNPGINKEKRLPSRFGDQPLGRDDIVRVERPGGGGLGDPKRRSIEQVLEDVRQGYVSLEKAAADYGVAVDLSSDEPRLDVKKTQILREKSL